TGTGGGAGATTAGGTGATCGCCGGCATAAACATAGAAAAGCCCGCTCTTCGGAGCGGGCTTTTTTGCGTTTTGGGCCCGAATGGAGGCTAAGCGGGCCGGGGCGGGGGGAGCGCCGTAAACGTTACCGTGAAAACGCATAGGACGCGACGGAATAATATCTCCGCATGCATGGATTATGAATGGTCAGGGCGTGATGCTGAGCGCCGGGGGACAGAGCATGCATCTCGCCTACCGTGAAACTGCAATTCTCTTTGGAATTGGGGTGACGCTCCATAATCTTGAAGAGGCACTGAACGGTCCGCGATGGATGCGCGAGCACCGGATGCCGCTTTTTGAGCCCAACGGGGCGATTTATTGGGCATTGACTTCGCTCGTCAGTGCGGTGATCTGGGTTGCGGTGCTGGGTGTGTGGCTTGAGCCATGGAACAGCGAATTTCAAAATGTGCTGACGGGATTTGCTCTGGCCATGGCGCTGAATGCGGTATTTCCGCACCTGGCAATGAGTCTAGCCCGGCGCTCCTATGTGCCGGGCACGGCGAGCGGAGTGCTGCTCAATCTTCCGCTAGGTATCGCACTGATGGGTGACCGGATGGCTTCGACGCCCTCCGATTTCCTTGCCTGGCGGAGCGCTATTGGGGTTGCCCTGCTCCTGGGTGCCGGCAGCATGGGAGCGTTGTATGGGGCACATGCATTTCTGGCATGGCGCAGAAGTCGCCCCGCTGACGGCGGCTAAATCGCTGTAATTGCTATCGAATGTGGGCGTGGTGGCTGTGGGCGGCAGACTCTGAGTGTCTGACAGGCTCCGGGACCGGCGTCTGCTGTTTGTACGCCTCGATCAGGAGGCGCATGTCGCCGTTGGTGAACAGGGGATGGTTGAAGTGGACGGTTCCGTCGCGGCCGATGAGGATGGCGGTGGGATAGTCGGCGATGGAGAGTGCCTGCAGTTCCTGGTCAGGGAGAATCAGCAAGGGGAGATGTGGCGGAAATTGCGCCTGCATCTCCTCGAATGCCTTCAGGATTGCGTCGGAGGGTTTGTCGCTGGTGCCGGTATTGGCGGCAAAGGATGTGACGGCCGCGATGGTTACGGGGAGACCGTGGAAGCTTTTGGCCATCATTTGCACGGCGACCGGGGAGGTTGGCGCCCAGAGGGTAACCGGGATGAGGATGGTCGTAGCGTTGCTGAGGCTCAGGGTGGTGAGTGACAGTGGGTGGCCGCTGAGAATCGCCTTTCCGTGCAGAAAGGATAGGGCTGCGGGCTGGCCGAGGGTGCGATAGGCGGCGAGATCGGCCTGCAGGGCGGGCAGTTCGGGGCTGTGGGCGTAGCGGCTGTTCGCGGCAATTTGGGTGAGAGTGTCGAGAAGCGCCGATTCCTTTTTCGGCTGCTGCTCGATGCGGAACTGGTAGGCGCAGCGTAGCGCGTCGTAGAATGCGGTTTCCGGATCGACCGGTGCGTGCTCAGGGCTGGATTTGGCCGTAGATGCCGGGATGGCACCGGAGTTCAGCGTTTTGAGCAGAAATGGCAACTGCTCCTCGGCGAGCCGGTGCACGGTGAAGGAGGCCATGCTGACAGGATTGCGGCCCTCGGAGTGGCTGATGATGAGATCGATCAGTGCATTGGTGGCGGCGCTGTAGGGGTAGTCGTCCATGAGCGATTCGGCTTCGCTCTCTGCCGCCGCGGACTGGTGAAGACCGAGGAACACGCGGCCCAGAAGCAGGTAGGCAGCTTCGCGGTCGGGAGGGTGCGGCAGGCCGAGATAGGCGACGAGCGCATCGCGAGCTGGCGCGTACTGGATGCCAAAGTTGCAGAGGCGGCCAAGAGCGAGCAGGTCCGGCGCTGTTGTGGGCAGGCCTTTGGCAGTGATCTGATTGCACAACTTCATGGCCCGGGTGATGCTGATGCCGAGCGCCCACTGGTCCTGTGCGGTGAGGTCGTTGGGCTGATGGCGTGCGTCGTGATAGGGCGCGAGCGCGTATTTCAAGGCATCGGCCGGGGAGAGCTCGGGCATCGCAGCCTGGCTGGCGACCGATGGCTTCGATGCGGTCGTGGTTTGCGCCGCGAAGGGAAGCGAGCAAAGGACGAGTAGAAGCAGGCATCTCCGCATGGCAGCGAGTATAGCGGAGGGCCAGAAAGCGGAGCGAAGAAACACTGCGGAAACCGGCAAATCCGGGTGTCCGCAGTAGTTCTTCCGCTTTCGTTGATCCGGCCGCGCCGCTTTCCCTATAAATCTGCCCTTGGGTGGGAATACGACCGGGCGGAGAATACCCGTTGGCGCTCGAGCTATGGGACGGCGTGGGAAGAGTGAGCCGCAGCAGGAGCGCCGCTGAGCAGTGCCGAGATGACATCCTGTGCGGAATAGGAGGAATGGCCGGGCAGCAGAAAGTCGCGGATGGTGTTCAGGTCGTCGCCCGCAGTGACCAGACCGGGCTCCATTCTTTGACCATTTCTGATCTGGGGATGGCCGATATTGGCCAGCAGCGCATTGCAGATGCATTTTCTGCCGGCCGCCTCTTCGGGAGCGCCGCCTTTGGAGGTGTAGAGGGTGATGGGTTCGGAGGCGCAACGATAGCCGAGTTCTCCGCCGGGGATGAGATAGATTTCACGGAGCGCCCCGATGTCGCAGATGCGCGCGCGAGCGGCATAGACTTCGGGCTCGGAGCAGGTGCCAGGGAGTTGTGCCACCTTGAAGGGGAAGCCGGTGGGCGACGCCAGGGGGTCTGTGAAGACGTGGCCGCGACCGGCGATGGCCTGGGCCAGCAGGGCTGCTTTGTAGTCATCGCGGAGACCGGACTCGGTGGCGAATTCAAAAGCCGTGCCTACCTGGATACCAGAGGCTCCCTGCGCAAGGGCCTCTTCGAGCTTGCCGGGGTGCCCATAGCCGCCGGCGAGCCAGAAGGGAATCTCGAGCTCGCGCAATTTTTCGAGATTCACAATATCGCGATCGCCGTAGACCGGCTCGCCGGAGCCGGAGAGCTGAAGCTTGCCGCGCGGCGGAGCATTGTGGCCGCCGGCCTTTCGCATTTCGACGATGAGGCCATCGACGGTACCATTTGCCTTTTTGAGCATGGTGGCGGCAAGGGTGTTGGAAGAGACGATGGGCAGAAATCGTGGCCGTTCGAGCGGGGGCAAGGGGTGGTCCTGACACTCGGCTGGATCGAATTGCATGACGAAGCGGTCTCCCTCCCGGGCTCCCTTGACGCTCAACTCGTATTCCACCGGCTGGTGCAAGGCCAGCCGATCGAGGATTCCGGGAATCTTTAGTGGAATGCCCGCGCCCATGAGGATGTAGCCGACACCGGCCAGCATGGCCCCGTAAATGGAGGGCAGATGGGCCATCTGAATTTTCTCAAGATAGTTGATGCCCACCAGGTTGGCGTGGCCCTGCCGGGCGAGATAGACCTCGACAAAATTGCTGACGATGCACAGCTCCGTGATCTGCCGCGGTGTGTCGCGGGTATGAGCGGGCAGCAGACGGTAGGGGGCATCTTTGCGTTTGCCGCCGGGAATGAAGTATTCGCGGTAAATGCGCGCGGCCATCGAGGGGAAGGGGAAGGCATCGAG
The DNA window shown above is from Acidobacterium capsulatum ATCC 51196 and carries:
- a CDS encoding HXXEE domain-containing protein — protein: MHLAYRETAILFGIGVTLHNLEEALNGPRWMREHRMPLFEPNGAIYWALTSLVSAVIWVAVLGVWLEPWNSEFQNVLTGFALAMALNAVFPHLAMSLARRSYVPGTASGVLLNLPLGIALMGDRMASTPSDFLAWRSAIGVALLLGAGSMGALYGAHAFLAWRRSRPADGG
- a CDS encoding nitronate monooxygenase, encoding MTLYPHIIQGGMGAGVSNWRLAQAVSRTGQLGVVSGTALDQILVLRLQDGDPGGHMRRGLDAFPFPSMAARIYREYFIPGGKRKDAPYRLLPAHTRDTPRQITELCIVSNFVEVYLARQGHANLVGINYLEKIQMAHLPSIYGAMLAGVGYILMGAGIPLKIPGILDRLALHQPVEYELSVKGAREGDRFVMQFDPAECQDHPLPPLERPRFLPIVSSNTLAATMLKKANGTVDGLIVEMRKAGGHNAPPRGKLQLSGSGEPVYGDRDIVNLEKLRELEIPFWLAGGYGHPGKLEEALAQGASGIQVGTAFEFATESGLRDDYKAALLAQAIAGRGHVFTDPLASPTGFPFKVAQLPGTCSEPEVYAARARICDIGALREIYLIPGGELGYRCASEPITLYTSKGGAPEEAAGRKCICNALLANIGHPQIRNGQRMEPGLVTAGDDLNTIRDFLLPGHSSYSAQDVISALLSGAPAAAHSSHAVP